The following proteins are co-located in the Paenibacillus sp. JNUCC32 genome:
- a CDS encoding histidine kinase → MKKWMGYLGAICALIAILYMIFSDRDTGAVHIKAVDGVLDLRELKDSPFVSLAGDWKFTAESFVDPADFSSETDYLSVPGPWASDVEWGSYQLIVYLPDHWTDEIGLRVRNIWSAHTIYIDGVPLSKKGTVAATKHATTPDNPAYEAYFKPEGRQLLITIHASNFYNTRGGIVLPIDFGDAEQMKEDVQRDLSLEWTATLCLLLFSMFHITIYMLRTKDEAFLYSGLHFLLLAWVIVLRGERLFIREFPSFPFELYFRLQDSLTFLASTLLIVFIVKMIPSIMSRKTMYLLFLPILAYAFFNAVLPARTMSITQYPLFYYNDGLILGIIIRIFYLTMKKRINIRKNEAVILMSMLLFLAVFAISASSDSLFFTGRNYMNRIGLVGFVMTMNVFLGIRLMNRAEESEKLSTRLQKANDAKDAFLKVTTQDLQRPLHDAVHLVGSINREPRREKQGEQLYLAEQLMGNMVYLLRDLHDFTRIRFDDYAIQLKSTNVRMVMLHVIQLMQFTFTKKKIAINEQIPKQLYVWADEQRLTQVFIRIMTEISHDTVDDRLSIEAVQVGTEVLLRVTSSGESMAANRERPHSSGLMMTEELVQQMNGSIAYERLQRGIRFTVTLAFSECKEPVNAAEHEYDLQSAAHAEDRTLGTLLIVDDDVMHAEVMRDMLGDAYKVRIAYSAQEALDYYRNHPEIAMMIMDDIIPGDMDSLELLRQIRTQASLMDLPILMMISSEYPRHVEMIFAAGANDYLLKPFSKETLMARLNAAEQTKQSMLKAIEYEMAFLQTQIKPHFLYNALSNIIAFCYTDGERAAYLLTMLSSFLRYIFETSRDGQFSTLQKELEIIEAYVEVEKARFGERLTFAYDIDPSIAAEHVRIPSLLLQPLVENAIRHGLFDKEGPGHVQVTISLHASRLNIRVADDGVGMSAAQCAQLMGGTAANAGIGFTNVRRRVHDLTQGSLELHSSPGNGTTIQITIPVKEGQG, encoded by the coding sequence ATGAAAAAGTGGATGGGTTATCTGGGTGCAATTTGCGCCTTAATCGCCATTCTCTATATGATTTTCAGCGACCGGGACACGGGTGCCGTCCATATCAAAGCCGTAGACGGCGTGCTTGACTTGCGAGAGCTCAAGGATTCGCCGTTTGTATCGCTAGCCGGCGATTGGAAATTCACCGCCGAATCTTTTGTCGACCCGGCCGACTTTTCAAGCGAAACCGATTATCTTTCAGTACCCGGTCCCTGGGCATCGGATGTCGAGTGGGGATCCTATCAGTTAATCGTCTACCTGCCGGACCACTGGACCGATGAGATCGGTCTCCGTGTTCGGAATATCTGGTCTGCCCACACCATCTATATTGATGGCGTACCCCTATCGAAAAAAGGGACCGTGGCAGCAACCAAACATGCGACAACCCCGGATAATCCTGCCTATGAAGCGTATTTTAAACCGGAGGGCCGGCAGCTGCTGATTACCATTCATGCCTCCAATTTCTATAACACGAGAGGCGGCATCGTCCTGCCGATCGATTTCGGCGACGCCGAGCAGATGAAGGAAGACGTACAGCGGGATCTTTCCTTGGAATGGACGGCTACCTTATGTTTGCTGCTGTTCAGCATGTTCCATATCACGATCTACATGCTGCGAACGAAGGACGAGGCCTTCTTGTACAGCGGTCTGCACTTTCTGCTATTGGCATGGGTCATCGTGCTGCGAGGAGAGCGGCTGTTCATTCGGGAATTTCCGTCATTTCCCTTTGAGCTCTATTTTCGCCTGCAGGACAGCTTGACCTTCTTGGCCTCCACCTTGCTGATTGTCTTTATCGTCAAAATGATTCCTTCCATCATGAGCCGAAAGACGATGTATCTGCTGTTTCTGCCGATCCTGGCCTACGCGTTCTTCAATGCGGTTCTTCCGGCCAGAACCATGTCGATTACGCAGTATCCGCTCTTTTATTACAACGATGGATTAATCTTAGGCATTATTATTCGCATCTTCTATCTGACGATGAAGAAGCGAATCAACATCCGTAAGAATGAAGCCGTCATTCTCATGTCGATGCTTCTGTTTCTAGCCGTATTCGCGATAAGCGCTTCATCGGACAGCTTATTCTTCACCGGGCGCAACTATATGAACCGAATCGGGCTGGTCGGGTTTGTCATGACGATGAATGTTTTTCTGGGCATACGCCTGATGAACCGGGCCGAGGAATCGGAGAAGCTGAGCACCAGGCTGCAGAAGGCTAACGATGCGAAGGATGCCTTCTTGAAGGTCACGACGCAAGACCTGCAGAGGCCTCTGCACGATGCCGTTCATCTGGTGGGGTCCATCAACCGGGAACCCCGTCGCGAGAAGCAAGGCGAGCAATTGTACTTGGCTGAACAGCTGATGGGGAACATGGTGTATTTATTGAGGGATCTGCATGATTTCACCCGCATTCGGTTTGATGATTACGCGATCCAGCTCAAGTCCACCAATGTTCGGATGGTCATGCTCCATGTCATTCAGCTGATGCAGTTTACCTTCACGAAGAAGAAGATCGCAATCAATGAACAGATTCCGAAGCAGCTTTACGTATGGGCGGATGAGCAGCGCCTGACGCAGGTATTCATCCGGATCATGACCGAGATCTCTCACGATACCGTAGATGATCGGCTGAGCATTGAAGCCGTACAGGTGGGCACGGAAGTCCTGCTTCGAGTGACGTCAAGCGGCGAATCCATGGCAGCGAATCGGGAGCGCCCGCATTCTTCGGGGCTTATGATGACGGAGGAACTCGTCCAACAGATGAATGGAAGCATCGCATACGAACGCCTGCAACGCGGCATTCGCTTTACGGTCACCCTGGCTTTCAGCGAATGTAAAGAGCCGGTTAACGCAGCGGAGCATGAATACGATCTACAGTCTGCGGCGCACGCAGAAGATCGGACGTTAGGAACGCTCCTGATTGTGGATGATGACGTGATGCATGCGGAAGTCATGAGGGATATGCTGGGGGACGCTTACAAGGTACGAATCGCTTATTCGGCTCAAGAAGCGCTTGACTACTACAGGAATCATCCGGAAATCGCGATGATGATCATGGATGACATCATTCCAGGCGACATGGATAGTCTGGAATTGCTTCGGCAAATCCGTACACAGGCATCCTTAATGGACCTGCCGATCTTGATGATGATTTCTTCCGAATATCCCAGACATGTTGAAATGATTTTTGCAGCCGGTGCCAATGATTATTTGCTGAAGCCTTTTTCCAAAGAGACCTTGATGGCCCGCTTGAACGCTGCGGAACAAACGAAGCAGTCGATGCTGAAGGCGATTGAGTATGAAATGGCCTTTCTGCAGACCCAAATTAAACCGCATTTTCTATACAACGCGCTTAGCAACATCATTGCCTTTTGTTATACGGACGGGGAGCGTGCTGCCTATCTTCTAACGATGCTCAGTTCTTTCCTGCGTTATATCTTTGAAACGAGCCGGGATGGACAATTCTCCACCCTGCAAAAGGAGCTGGAAATTATCGAGGCCTATGTCGAGGTGGAAAAAGCCAGATTCGGCGAACGATTAACCTTCGCTTATGACATCGATCCGTCCATTGCCGCGGAGCATGTTCGGATTCCTAGCCTGCTCCTGCAGCCTTTAGTCGAGAATGCGATACGCCACGGCCTATTCGACAAGGAAGGTCCGGGACATGTCCAGGTCACCATCTCCCTGCACGCATCCCGCCTGAACATACGCGTCGCTGATGATGGCGTTGGCATGTCGGCCGCGCAGTGCGCTCAGTTGATGGGGGGAACGGCCGCCAATGCCGGAATCGGGTTCACGAATGTACGTCGGCGCGTACATGATCTTACCCAAGGAAGCCTGGAGCTTCACTCGTCGCCGGGCAACGGAACAACCATTCAAATAACGATTCCCGTGAAGGAGGGACAAGGGTAA
- a CDS encoding DUF1259 domain-containing protein, which produces MAEVQASPRFRRLCNQFSAILGGTEHEITKGPVCFVSRNRIIKASILGRRTTSPLVRYQLFSFESLDSSGRALCLGETALFQGQVNRLLSNLRKNGIKVTAVHNHWLFENPRLMYVHWESVDDPIAFARKVKRSIAFLG; this is translated from the coding sequence ATGGCGGAAGTGCAAGCAAGTCCTCGTTTTAGAAGGTTATGTAACCAGTTCTCAGCCATTTTAGGCGGAACGGAGCATGAAATTACAAAAGGTCCGGTTTGTTTTGTCTCCAGAAATAGAATAATTAAGGCATCTATTTTAGGCAGACGTACCACTTCTCCTTTGGTCCGTTACCAACTCTTCTCGTTTGAATCGCTGGATAGTTCCGGTCGCGCGCTTTGTTTGGGAGAAACGGCTCTCTTCCAAGGCCAAGTGAATCGATTGCTGTCGAATCTTCGCAAGAACGGGATTAAAGTAACGGCCGTCCACAATCACTGGTTGTTTGAAAATCCCCGCCTGATGTATGTGCACTGGGAGTCCGTCGATGATCCCATTGCATTTGCAAGAAAAGTAAAGCGTTCTATTGCATTTTTAGGTTAA
- a CDS encoding uracil-DNA glycosylase gives MAILKNDWATYLEQEFTKPYYLQLREFLIEEYRTKTIFPDKYDIFNALHYTPLADTRVVILGQDPYHGPGQAHGLSFSVKEGVSTPPSLQNMYKELQDDLGCFIPNNGHLITWAKQGVLLLNTVLTVRAHEANSHKNRGWESFTDKVIETINRKNEPVVFLLWGSHAQKKAGLITNRQHKLIRSPHPSPLSAHRGFFGSKPFSRANEFLRSMGLQEVDWQIPNL, from the coding sequence ATGGCGATATTGAAGAATGACTGGGCGACATATTTAGAGCAGGAGTTTACGAAGCCATACTACTTACAGCTGCGGGAATTTCTTATTGAGGAATATCGGACGAAGACCATTTTTCCCGATAAATACGATATTTTTAACGCGCTGCACTATACACCGCTGGCCGACACCAGGGTGGTCATTTTGGGCCAGGATCCTTATCATGGACCGGGTCAGGCCCACGGCCTAAGCTTCTCTGTCAAAGAGGGCGTCAGCACGCCTCCTTCCTTGCAAAATATGTACAAGGAGCTTCAGGATGATCTGGGCTGCTTCATTCCCAATAACGGCCATCTGATAACATGGGCGAAGCAGGGGGTACTGCTTCTAAATACGGTGCTCACCGTAAGGGCCCATGAAGCGAATTCTCATAAAAACAGGGGATGGGAAAGCTTTACGGATAAGGTTATTGAGACGATCAACCGGAAAAATGAGCCTGTCGTGTTCCTGTTATGGGGAAGCCACGCCCAGAAGAAGGCGGGGCTCATTACGAACCGGCAGCATAAACTGATTCGTTCGCCGCATCCGAGTCCGTTGTCTGCGCATCGAGGCTTTTTTGGCAGCAAGCCGTTTTCTCGCGCGAACGAATTTCTACGCAGTATGGGGCTTCAGGAAGTGGATTGGCAGATTCCGAACTTGTAA
- a CDS encoding response regulator: MWKIIIVEDEKPILGLHARLLETHGPFQVVGCYESPFDALQEIPKLDLDALVLDIEMPRMTGLQLAQNLVENGIDVPVIFTTAHQQYAVQAFRVQALDYLLKPMTINMVKHLDERLQKYYGQRPKQAQKKELDVQLYGEASVMKGEQLVKWPTRITEELFYYLLLHENKLCPKWRILDDLWTNVEEKRALSNLYNTIYRMRQLFMELDIPIVIERVNDGYIMNANNSIVMKPKERPDALLLESKGYLWAYAFESGR; the protein is encoded by the coding sequence ATGTGGAAGATCATTATCGTGGAGGATGAGAAACCGATTCTGGGCCTGCATGCCCGTTTGCTTGAAACGCATGGCCCGTTTCAGGTTGTAGGCTGCTACGAATCGCCGTTCGATGCGCTGCAGGAAATACCGAAGCTGGATCTGGACGCACTCGTGCTCGACATTGAAATGCCGAGAATGACGGGACTTCAGCTGGCTCAGAACTTGGTGGAGAACGGGATCGACGTGCCTGTGATCTTCACGACCGCTCACCAGCAGTATGCCGTGCAAGCCTTTCGCGTGCAAGCCCTGGATTATCTCTTGAAACCGATGACCATCAATATGGTGAAGCATCTGGATGAACGCCTTCAGAAGTATTACGGCCAGAGACCAAAGCAGGCCCAGAAGAAGGAACTCGACGTCCAGTTATATGGGGAAGCTTCCGTTATGAAAGGCGAGCAGCTTGTCAAATGGCCAACCCGCATCACGGAGGAGCTGTTTTACTATTTGCTGCTGCATGAGAATAAATTGTGCCCGAAGTGGAGAATCCTCGATGATCTCTGGACGAACGTGGAGGAAAAACGAGCGCTTTCCAATCTGTACAATACGATTTACCGGATGCGTCAGCTGTTTATGGAGCTCGATATTCCCATCGTCATCGAACGAGTGAATGATGGTTATATCATGAATGCGAACAACAGCATCGTCATGAAGCCGAAAGAAAGGCCGGATGCCCTTCTATTGGAATCGAAAGGATATCTGTGGGCCTACGCTTTCGAATCGGGCCGTTAG
- a CDS encoding glycoside hydrolase family 43 protein: MNINNPIIPGWYADPEARTYEGKHWIYATRSFTEYTMQMNLDAFSSDDLIHWEKHEGIIEMADFPWIWRAVWAPTHIEHQGKYYLVFASNDIQSDEETGGLEIAVADRPEGPYRGYLGKPLVDKFIHQAQPIDAHLFKDEDGTIYLYYGGWGHCNVARMNEEMTGFVPLADDGNEIFRSITPEGYVEGPCMIKKDGLYYLMWSMGGWTNGTYRVAYGVSDNPLGPFKNEGTILERQEPIAEGPGHHGYLHLQEKDEWLIVYHRRIIGDTEPGHRQLCIDRMRIGNGKIEPVIMT, from the coding sequence TTGAACATCAACAATCCGATCATACCCGGCTGGTATGCAGATCCCGAAGCCAGAACGTATGAGGGAAAGCACTGGATTTATGCAACGCGGTCCTTCACGGAATATACGATGCAGATGAATTTGGACGCATTCAGTTCCGACGATCTGATCCATTGGGAGAAACACGAAGGCATTATCGAAATGGCGGATTTCCCATGGATATGGAGGGCGGTTTGGGCACCGACCCATATCGAGCACCAAGGGAAATATTATCTCGTGTTTGCATCGAACGATATCCAATCGGACGAGGAAACCGGCGGCCTGGAGATTGCCGTTGCGGACCGTCCGGAGGGGCCGTACAGAGGCTACTTAGGGAAGCCGCTCGTGGATAAGTTCATTCATCAGGCACAGCCGATCGATGCGCATCTATTCAAGGACGAAGATGGAACGATCTATCTGTATTATGGCGGATGGGGGCATTGCAACGTTGCGCGGATGAATGAAGAGATGACGGGATTCGTTCCATTGGCCGACGACGGCAATGAAATTTTCCGTTCCATTACGCCGGAGGGATACGTGGAAGGTCCTTGTATGATTAAGAAGGACGGACTTTATTATCTGATGTGGTCCATGGGCGGATGGACGAATGGAACCTATCGCGTAGCCTATGGCGTAAGCGACAATCCGCTCGGTCCATTCAAGAATGAAGGCACGATTCTGGAGCGTCAGGAGCCGATTGCCGAAGGACCCGGCCACCATGGCTACTTGCATTTGCAGGAGAAAGATGAATGGCTAATCGTATACCACCGCCGGATCATTGGAGACACCGAGCCGGGACATCGCCAGTTATGCATAGATCGGATGCGGATCGGCAACGGCAAGATTGAGCCGGTCATCATGACTTGA
- a CDS encoding S-layer homology domain-containing protein, whose product MKKKIISMIMATLLIVTNMPMAYALSPVAEVYYNAGTSIYDSSDFESQLNDAIKARLSAQGVNPKYVSIMDASADRTTVTDTTYVHAGYDSWYIDQFGYAIPPAVETADYNHVQASNGGNTLTFYGYTSPAYKDFMLTQGSPSGKKIITFDMDESKVDYHSMEGGGFLFNTQIDVSGKLSGYAILYVQGAINVYKIDGVDASALHNETWSPLSSMSGVTSIGSFPKGASTHHSIKIVVTDTTLSMWDNGDQIIRNLALPDVYGDEFGPIVSHIGHGCEIISIFSFDNMKLYSTSSKPLDVAVDNILWGTSPLRYVVNINDDPRGDLDQGTNQSKLTESFNNKGTQYIGVTESTYTDTNDDFIRGLNEGGLHVDSDKSTDDIIQEIANRIADQLVSDYKEAIQAIETAEDKTDIEYHPGDTKNSVKNNLTLKQDDDVTTTWSSDQPSVIAPDGTVTRPVTNQSGTYVTLTATITKDGLTSEKTFTVYVLAADPAPLSTLSAVAGNGQATLKFPALTGATNIVVEQSTDGTNFTQVRPSETLDASSTSATVTGLTNGETYYFRLNVESGLYDGVSNVVQASPSKSLTTLSADAGNGQVTLNFPALTGATSIVVEQSMDGTAFTAVSPLETLDAASTSATVTGLTNGETYHYRLNVTSGPYAGLSNVVQASPSEPITTLSAVAGVGQVTLNFPALTGATNIIVEKSTDGTTFTPVNPVETLDAGSTSATIAGLSSRETYYFRLNVESGPHAGLSNVVSIKPNAPAVPVENPPAGNTNVVQQPAPTMKTDVVVSDQANGGKVVQDKITKLVGDSLKVSGKIKSANGQELNLPNIVMNQDGSFTLPKVASGEYTLSLNVIAPNGEKLAGPAGKLSVDSNGNAKLSVDLVDPYGTILDKVTEQPVAGVKMQLYWADTELNRSKGRVPGTLVHLPELPDFAPNKNHNPQMSSDSGQYGWMVYANGDYYFLGEKNGYVVFDSRTDKREERFGADSYIKDGVIHVGDTIVKFSFSQEPKVKAAGDHRAYMVGYPDGTFQADRGIVRSEMAAILSRLYTSAASSKKVSYSDVSAKHWATNAITTATNNKWMVGFGDNTFKPKKQITRAEFAQILMNLYKWDAAQESTYTDAAGHWAEKAIATAQEQGVLFDFTEETFHPNQPITRLEVVRILNQLLDRKPWDIKVEPKWTDVPENHDYYSDIMEASIPHGFEQLETGIEDWKE is encoded by the coding sequence TTGAAGAAAAAGATAATTTCAATGATCATGGCAACGCTGTTAATTGTTACGAATATGCCAATGGCATATGCGCTCTCGCCGGTAGCAGAGGTTTACTATAATGCCGGAACGAGCATCTATGATTCCAGTGATTTTGAGAGCCAGTTGAATGATGCAATTAAAGCCCGGTTGAGCGCACAAGGCGTAAATCCTAAATATGTGTCCATCATGGACGCGAGCGCAGACCGGACAACGGTAACGGATACGACGTATGTGCATGCCGGATATGACAGCTGGTATATAGACCAATTTGGCTATGCGATTCCCCCGGCGGTTGAAACTGCCGATTACAATCACGTTCAAGCTTCCAACGGCGGCAACACGTTAACCTTCTATGGTTATACCTCGCCCGCGTATAAGGATTTCATGCTGACGCAGGGAAGCCCTTCAGGCAAGAAGATCATTACCTTCGACATGGATGAATCCAAAGTGGATTACCACAGCATGGAAGGCGGCGGTTTTCTATTTAATACCCAAATCGACGTCAGCGGGAAATTAAGCGGGTATGCGATTTTATATGTTCAAGGTGCCATCAATGTATATAAGATCGATGGCGTAGACGCATCCGCTCTGCACAATGAAACATGGAGTCCTTTGAGTTCCATGTCAGGCGTTACCTCCATCGGAAGTTTTCCGAAAGGGGCATCCACCCACCACAGCATTAAAATCGTCGTAACGGATACGACGCTGAGCATGTGGGATAATGGCGACCAAATCATTCGTAATCTAGCCCTCCCGGACGTTTACGGAGATGAATTTGGTCCGATCGTCAGCCATATAGGCCATGGCTGCGAGATCATTTCGATTTTTTCGTTCGACAATATGAAATTATATTCAACTTCGAGTAAGCCGTTGGATGTAGCGGTCGATAATATCCTGTGGGGGACGTCGCCGCTGCGTTATGTCGTGAACATTAACGATGACCCGCGCGGGGATTTGGATCAGGGAACGAACCAATCCAAGCTGACGGAGTCGTTCAATAACAAAGGCACACAGTATATCGGCGTTACGGAGTCGACTTATACGGACACCAACGATGATTTTATCCGCGGCCTGAACGAAGGCGGACTGCATGTCGATTCCGACAAATCCACCGACGACATCATTCAAGAAATTGCGAATCGGATCGCGGATCAGCTTGTTTCCGATTATAAAGAAGCCATTCAAGCCATTGAAACGGCAGAGGACAAAACCGATATCGAGTACCATCCCGGCGACACGAAAAATTCGGTGAAAAACAATTTAACATTGAAGCAAGACGATGACGTCACTACTACCTGGTCCTCCGACCAGCCGTCGGTCATCGCACCTGATGGAACCGTGACGAGACCGGTTACGAACCAGTCGGGAACTTACGTGACCTTGACGGCAACCATCACCAAAGACGGGCTGACAAGCGAGAAGACGTTTACCGTCTATGTTCTTGCCGCAGATCCGGCTCCCTTAAGCACATTGAGCGCTGTTGCGGGCAATGGGCAAGCGACATTGAAATTCCCTGCTTTAACAGGTGCAACAAACATCGTGGTTGAACAGTCTACCGACGGTACCAACTTCACGCAGGTAAGACCATCGGAAACGCTGGATGCGTCTTCAACAAGCGCAACCGTAACCGGATTAACGAACGGTGAAACCTACTATTTCCGACTGAACGTCGAATCCGGACTATATGACGGCGTATCCAACGTAGTCCAAGCCTCGCCTTCGAAATCGTTAACCACGTTATCGGCCGATGCAGGCAATGGGCAAGTGACATTGAATTTCCCGGCATTAACAGGTGCAACGAGCATTGTGGTTGAACAATCTATGGACGGCACCGCGTTTACTGCGGTTAGCCCATTGGAGACATTAGATGCTGCTTCTACAAGTGCAACCGTAACCGGTTTGACGAACGGCGAGACCTATCATTACCGATTGAACGTCACATCGGGTCCATATGCTGGCTTGTCCAATGTGGTTCAGGCTTCCCCTTCGGAACCGATCACCACGTTGTCGGCCGTTGCGGGCGTTGGACAAGTGACATTGAATTTCCCTGCTTTAACGGGGGCAACGAACATCATTGTGGAAAAATCTACGGACGGCACCACGTTCACGCCGGTCAATCCAGTGGAGACCTTGGATGCCGGTTCCACGAGTGCAACCATAGCCGGTTTATCGAGCCGTGAAACCTACTATTTCAGATTAAATGTCGAATCAGGTCCACATGCAGGTTTGTCCAATGTGGTTAGCATCAAGCCAAACGCGCCTGCGGTACCAGTAGAAAATCCGCCTGCAGGGAATACAAACGTCGTACAGCAACCTGCACCTACTATGAAAACGGACGTTGTTGTTTCCGATCAAGCCAACGGGGGCAAGGTCGTTCAGGACAAAATTACGAAGCTCGTCGGAGACAGTCTGAAAGTATCGGGGAAAATAAAATCGGCAAACGGTCAAGAATTGAATCTGCCGAATATTGTCATGAATCAGGACGGCAGCTTTACGCTTCCAAAAGTTGCATCAGGCGAATATACGTTGTCGCTGAACGTGATCGCGCCTAACGGAGAGAAGCTGGCTGGCCCTGCCGGCAAGCTAAGCGTCGATAGCAATGGAAATGCCAAGTTATCGGTTGATTTGGTTGATCCATATGGCACGATTCTCGATAAGGTGACGGAACAGCCAGTTGCAGGCGTGAAGATGCAATTGTATTGGGCCGATACGGAGCTGAATCGTTCCAAAGGCAGAGTGCCGGGAACGCTTGTCCATTTGCCTGAGCTTCCGGATTTTGCACCCAACAAGAACCATAACCCGCAAATGAGCTCAGACAGCGGTCAATATGGCTGGATGGTTTACGCCAATGGCGATTACTACTTCTTGGGCGAGAAGAACGGATACGTTGTTTTTGACAGCCGTACCGATAAGCGTGAAGAGCGCTTTGGCGCTGACAGTTATATTAAGGACGGAGTCATCCACGTCGGCGACACGATCGTGAAATTCAGCTTCTCCCAGGAGCCGAAAGTGAAGGCCGCAGGCGATCATCGCGCATACATGGTCGGATATCCTGACGGCACGTTCCAAGCGGATCGTGGCATTGTCCGGTCCGAAATGGCTGCGATCCTGTCCCGTTTGTATACATCCGCAGCGAGCTCGAAGAAAGTATCGTATTCGGATGTGAGTGCGAAACATTGGGCAACGAACGCGATTACGACCGCAACCAACAATAAATGGATGGTCGGTTTCGGCGACAATACGTTCAAACCGAAGAAACAGATCACGCGGGCGGAATTTGCACAGATTCTCATGAATTTGTATAAATGGGACGCTGCCCAGGAGAGCACATACACGGACGCAGCGGGACACTGGGCTGAAAAAGCCATTGCAACGGCTCAGGAGCAAGGTGTGCTGTTCGATTTCACGGAGGAGACCTTCCATCCGAATCAGCCGATTACGAGATTAGAGGTTGTTCGAATCCTGAACCAACTGCTGGATCGTAAACCTTGGGATATCAAGGTTGAACCGAAGTGGACCGATGTTCCGGAAAACCACGACTATTATTCAGACATCATGGAAGCTTCGATTCCGCATGGGTTTGAGCAGCTTGAGACCGGAATTGAAGATTGGAAGGAATAG
- the pdxA gene encoding 4-hydroxythreonine-4-phosphate dehydrogenase PdxA, protein MKPTVGITMGDAAGIGPEIIMKALSHQEMYDNCNPLVIGDAKILERVLPIIGSSLKVNAIQEPSEAKYEFGTVDVIDLDLVPADLAFGEVSAVAGDAAFQFLARAIDLAKQRKIHSICTAPLNKEALHQGGHMYPGHTEILADLTDTKDFSMMLTTPNLRVIHLTTHMGLIEAIQSINPERTYTVVKLAHDTLKKAGFDNPRVAVCGINPHAGENGLFGNGEEEEKLLPGIERAQREGINVVGPLPADTLFFRAGRGDFDIVVACYHDQGHAPIKVMGIEEGVNITVGLKGGIIRTSVDHGTAFDIAGKNIADDKSMLAAIRSAIELAPKDQI, encoded by the coding sequence ATGAAACCGACGGTTGGAATTACGATGGGCGATGCGGCAGGCATCGGACCCGAAATCATTATGAAGGCCTTATCCCATCAGGAGATGTACGATAACTGCAACCCGCTCGTGATCGGCGACGCCAAAATATTGGAACGCGTGCTGCCGATTATCGGCTCAAGCCTGAAGGTAAACGCCATTCAAGAGCCCTCCGAGGCAAAATACGAGTTTGGCACCGTAGACGTCATCGATCTGGACCTCGTGCCGGCTGACCTTGCATTCGGCGAGGTATCAGCCGTCGCGGGAGATGCCGCTTTTCAATTTCTGGCCAGAGCCATCGATCTGGCGAAGCAGCGGAAGATCCATTCCATCTGTACGGCTCCGCTGAACAAGGAAGCTCTGCATCAAGGTGGACATATGTATCCGGGTCACACCGAAATTTTGGCTGATCTCACGGATACCAAGGATTTCTCGATGATGCTGACGACCCCGAACCTCCGGGTCATTCATCTGACGACGCATATGGGATTGATCGAGGCCATTCAGAGCATCAACCCGGAAAGAACGTATACCGTCGTCAAACTGGCCCACGATACCTTGAAAAAGGCCGGTTTCGACAATCCAAGAGTCGCGGTCTGCGGAATCAACCCGCATGCGGGCGAAAACGGATTGTTCGGCAACGGCGAAGAAGAAGAAAAGCTGCTCCCGGGCATCGAGCGTGCCCAACGGGAAGGCATTAACGTGGTTGGCCCCCTCCCTGCGGATACGTTGTTCTTCAGAGCCGGCCGAGGCGATTTCGATATCGTCGTGGCCTGCTACCATGACCAGGGACATGCCCCGATCAAGGTCATGGGCATCGAAGAGGGCGTGAACATTACGGTCGGACTGAAAGGCGGCATCATCCGCACCTCGGTCGACCATGGCACCGCCTTCGATATTGCAGGGAAGAACATCGCCGATGACAAGAGCATGCTCGCCGCGATTCGTTCTGCCATTGAACTTGCCCCGAAGGATCAAATATAA
- a CDS encoding DUF1259 domain-containing protein — protein sequence MAEQVRVSPQFKRLCNQFGRILGGESEIEEGPVCFVTRMTNLRETILGRRTRSPLVQMQMFSFESLDQSGRALCLGETAVHQNQVNRLMSNLRKRGIKVTALHNHWLKEQPRLMYMHWESIDNPVAFARKTKESIAFLG from the coding sequence ATGGCTGAACAGGTTAGAGTGAGCCCGCAATTCAAAAGGCTTTGCAACCAATTTGGAAGAATCCTAGGCGGCGAATCGGAAATCGAAGAAGGTCCGGTTTGTTTTGTCACGCGGATGACGAACTTAAGAGAGACGATTTTGGGAAGAAGAACGCGTTCCCCTTTGGTTCAAATGCAGATGTTTTCGTTTGAATCGCTTGATCAGTCGGGCCGCGCGCTTTGTTTGGGTGAGACTGCCGTGCATCAAAACCAGGTGAATCGATTGATGTCGAATCTCCGCAAACGGGGGATTAAAGTAACGGCGCTCCATAATCACTGGCTAAAAGAACAGCCTCGTTTAATGTATATGCATTGGGAATCGATTGACAATCCGGTTGCGTTTGCCAGAAAAACAAAAGAATCCATTGCCTTCTTGGGTTGA